Proteins from a single region of Deltaproteobacteria bacterium:
- a CDS encoding helicase-related protein, with product MSNEVGPPQIMVFTQYTDTMDFLREELGQDPNLRLLCFSGRGGEVPGTDGAWRRIGRDDAKHRFRDGEADLLLCTDAAAEGLNFQFCGALVNYDMPWNPMRVEQRIGRIDRLGQHHPVIRIINLHYEGTVETDVYRALRKRIGLFETVVGRLQPILAQLPRAIADTVLSGRERGRVEVVEAIEQQASDAERGGFDLDAALTEDLTMPQRPPSPVLMEDLDRVISCPALMPPGVEVETMGRREYSLLVPGMPKRLRVTTDPAYYEQHTESVELWSPGNPLFKAPEFVAEGEDDLLETETLRSVLDERG from the coding sequence CTGTCCAACGAAGTGGGACCACCTCAGATCATGGTGTTCACCCAGTACACCGACACCATGGATTTTCTTCGCGAGGAACTCGGACAGGATCCGAATCTGCGGCTGCTGTGCTTCTCGGGTCGCGGCGGCGAGGTCCCCGGGACCGATGGCGCCTGGCGTCGCATCGGCCGGGACGACGCCAAGCACCGTTTCCGGGACGGCGAGGCAGACCTGCTGCTCTGCACGGACGCAGCGGCCGAGGGGTTGAACTTTCAGTTCTGCGGCGCGTTGGTGAACTATGACATGCCGTGGAACCCCATGCGTGTGGAGCAGCGCATTGGCCGTATCGACCGACTCGGGCAGCACCATCCGGTGATCCGGATCATCAATCTGCATTACGAAGGCACGGTCGAGACCGACGTCTACCGCGCATTGCGCAAACGCATTGGGCTGTTCGAAACGGTAGTGGGGCGCCTGCAACCGATTCTGGCGCAGCTTCCGCGCGCAATCGCCGACACGGTGCTCTCCGGACGAGAACGAGGACGCGTGGAGGTCGTGGAAGCCATCGAACAACAGGCGAGCGACGCGGAACGCGGCGGCTTCGACCTGGACGCCGCCCTGACCGAGGACCTCACCATGCCGCAACGACCGCCATCCCCCGTGCTCATGGAAGACCTGGACCGCGTCATTTCCTGTCCGGCCTTGATGCCTCCGGGCGTCGAGGTCGAGACCATGGGGAGGCGGGAATATAGCCTCCTTGTGCCGGGTATGCCCAAACGCCTGCGGGTTACCACCGACCCCGCATACTACGAGCAGCACACCGAAAGCGTGGAGCTTTGGTCACCGGGCAATCCGTTGTTCAAGGCGCCGGAGTTCGTGGCCGAGGGTGAGGATGATTTGCTGGAGACGGAGACG